CGAAAACGCAGGCTTTTGCGAAGCAAAACGCCATTGGATGGGGTTTGGAAGGAAGAGTATTAAAGTAAAATGAGTTGTCGGTCAATTCAAGATGCTAACGTCTGAACATCGTGTTCAGAAGTTAAAAGGAGGAGCGAATATGAATAGAACACCTGAAACCAATCAGGAGGTAATGGAGTCCTTATTTCCTGAATGGAATAAATACCCTCTCAACAGCTTGATTCCAGTTGTTACGAAGTATGATAATGCAGATGAGCCCATAGCTCTTTCAATGCTTTATATCGGAGATGATGAAACGGTAATAGCTTTTCAGTCAGAGCTAAAAGGTGGACATATTGACATTGAAACAATGCTCTGGATTGAAGAGAACAAGAGTAACCTCTGCAAAGACTTAGCAATGAGTTTTGGCTTCATGGGCTTGAAAGGAAATCCGACAATGAATACCCTTGTCAGTGGAGATAACATGGTTGCTCAGAATGAGCTTATCAATGCGCTGTACAGCATCAATCATTTATATCTCTTTATTACGGATAAGGACGGTGAACTGATTAAGGTCAAACAGATTGAATGGAATCACGAGGAACACATAGCTGTGCTGAGCCAGTTTGATTTCCGTACAATACTGAATTAAGTAAATACGGTCGTAATGACCTCATCATACGGGCATTTTTCCTCTGAGGGGTAATTGTGGACTAACCCCGGCCTGTCAAGAAAGGGCTTGAATCGTTGAAGTAGTAATCTATCCCCCACCCCCCTTGCATTTTAGTGCTGAGTATCTTCTCAAACTCAATTCATACGATGCTGATAGTGATTTATATTAATAAAGTATCAGGCTAAATTGCATAATATCTTTAATTTATATTAAAAGAGCAAGGTGAAAATCATCTTGCTCAGCTGGCATGTTATTTAGTTTTCTTTGAAGGTCTTTGAGACAGAGCACTTCCAGCAGCTGTTTTGGATGCTGAGCTTGTTCTTCCATCTCTTAGAACTTTGGAAGCAGCAGAAGCCGCTTTCTTGGAAGTTTCTTTTGAGTTTGGCATATATTCGTCCACCCTCCTTTCTACATAATATGGGTATGAACAAATGTTCTATAACAATATATAGTATAATTATTATGCATCATATTGTCAATAATTTTTATAAAGGAAGAAATATGGCGAAGCAATAAAGTGTCATAACTTTTAGGAATTGGCACCTTTTTTATATTGTTGCAATATCAATCCATTGAACGGTATCATAACATGTGTTTAAATAAGAGAGGGATTTTTACATTAGATGTAGTTTAATGGAGTGCTTTAATGCATTACGTAAGGAATCATTGTGTTTGGCAGATATTTGCCTTATAATGGAAATACAAACAGTGGGCAGAAGCTCTTTTCTGGTGATATGAAAGAATTCGAAGCTCAGTAATATCCGCTCTAACAATTTCTAAAAACACTCTAATGTATTTGTTATTATTCAAGGAGGTTACTATGCAAATTCAAGAATTATTCAATTTGTCAGTATGGTATATGGACAAGATAGAAGGTAGTAATATACTAAAATACCTTCAAGAGCTATACAACATCTTATATTCGAATGCAAACAATACAACAAAACAACCATTTAGTATTGAGCAAGAAAACCTTAATGCAGCCTTAGGTGAAGTTAATACCATCAAATTGAATGACAACCAACTTGAAGTATTAGAAAAATACAATATATTAAAATATCTTGGTAAATCTGGAGTTCATCACATAGAAGACATTTTATATAAAAATAATCTAGATTTGGCAACAGCTGCTTCAAAAATAAATGGCATCATATCATTATTTGCACAAGCGACAAACAATTTTATAAGTATTAACAAAGACTTAACTTTCTTGGTTCAGACTACACAAGATGAATCAAACGACAATATTTTAAAAATACACTTTAAAGGTGGCGTTGCAATCAACAATATTGTTGACCTCAAAGATTGGAGTAGTAATTGGTATACAATCTCACGTGGAATTGCAATGGTCAATAACGAGCCACCAGAAACCTTCAAAATAGTTAGTACAGAAAACGGCTCAATAGTCCTCCTTGTTTCTGCTTCTGTTCCAACGATACTACTTTTAAGCAAAACAATTAAAGCCATATTAGAAGTAGTGGAGAAAATTTATGCTATCAAAATTCAAAAGGAAGAGTTGATAAAGCTCAAACTGGAAAATTCTATCACAGTAGCAAAACTATTGAATGATGATATTAAAAAGTTGAAAAAAACCAAAGTTGATAAGATTTGTGAAGATATACTAAGTTCTGCCAATGGTGAGCATGATGGCGAAATAACAACAAATCTAAAGAAAGCAATAACTCAACTAGTTAACTTCATAGAAAAAGGTGGGTCTGTTGATATTGACTCTCTGGCTGAAAATGTTGATAACGAAACGAATGATGAGCAGCTTGTTGTAAGACAATTTAGGGAAAACTTTGAAGCCATTCGTACATTACAGGAAAAGATTTTTTTAATTGAAGGTGAGTCGAGTTCTAACGAACGAGATGAAGAACAAGTAGAAGAACTAGATGAAGAGAATGAGCAATCTTAGCAGTTTATAATTTCAATTATTAATAGAGGGGGATATATTCTCGCTCTATTTTTATTTGTATATTATAAGCAACGATGTTTCGTTAGGGTTTACCCATTTGAACTATCAGAAACATGTTTCAATAGAATCACAATGATAAATATGAAATGTTTCAAAATAAATATTGACGTTATTGAAACATTGCTTTATGATTGAATCATCAAATGAAAAGAGGTGTTTCAACCATGAGAATAGGATACGTAAGAGTCTCGACCATTGAACAGAATACGGCTAGGCAAGAGGTAATGATGCAAGAGTTAGGTGTAGATGAAGTCTACATTGACAAACTAAGCGGAAAAAATATCGACAGGCCAGAGCTTAAAAAGATGATGGAATACGTAAGAAAAGGGGATACCGTCATCGTTGAAAGTATCAGCCGCTTTGCAAGGAATACCAGAGACCTATTGGAACTCATTGAAAGGCTGAAGGAAAAAGGAGTTGAGTTTGTCAGTAAGAAAGAAAGCATAGATACCACAACTCCAACAGGAAAGTTCATGCTTACTGTGTTCGCTGCTGTTTCTGAATTAGAAAGGGACTACTTATTGCAGAGACAAGCTGAGGGTATTGCCATAGCAAAGGAACAGGGAAAATATAAAGGCCGGAAGAAGATTGAAAATGATAAGTTTGAAAAGGTATATACTGACTGGAAAGCAGGGAGCATCACTGCAGTAAGGGCTATGGAACTATTAGGGATGAAAAGAAATACTTTTTACAGGCGAGTAAACGAGCATGAAATGAAGGAGGGTAAATGATACTATTTTAATTTTATCTACCTACAGTATTTCATAAGTAACGTATAAACATAGTCAATATAATGATAATGGAAATTATTGTTGAATCATGTAAATTACTGTATTAATATAAAATTGAAAGCTATCCTATTTTCTGGAGGTATATTATGAAAAAAAAACTACAGGTGTTTATCTCTTCAACCTATACAGATATGATTGAAGAAAGGCAAGCAGCAGTTGAAGAAATATTAGCAAAAGGGCATATACCAGCAGGAATGGAGCTTTTTACAGCTGGTGATGAGAGTCAGTTAAATGTTATCAAAAAATGGATAGATGAATCAGATGTTTACTTGTTAATTTTAGGTGGACGATATGGAAGTATTGAACCCTCAACAAACAAAAGCTATATTCAACTAGAATATGAGTATGCAATTAAGACAAAGAAGCCTTATTTTTCGATTGTAATTAAAGACTATGCACTAGATGAAAAAGTAAAAAAAATAGATAAAAGTGTATTAGAATTAGATAATCCACAAAAGTATAAGGAATTTGCATCAAAAGTTAAAAGCAAAGTTTGTTGTTTCTTTGAGGATACAAAAGATATAAAAATAGCTATCTCGAATAAACTGTCTGAATATGAACACCAAGAAAATATAACTGGTTGGATATCCGGCAGAGAAGTGAAGTCAAATGAAAAATATGCGGATGAAATATTAAAACTTATCCTTGAAAATAAAAAAGACAAAGAAAAAATAATTAATTTGGAGAATAAACTAGCTGAATCAAATAAAAAAGCTACAAATGAAAAAACTGTAAAAACAGTGAGAGAGAAATTTGATAAAAGAGTAGAACGGGTATTAGGCCTAATAAGAGCCGAGCAACAAGACCCCTCATATGATGATACGATTAGTTGGAGTGAGCATGATGAATCATTTGAAATGTATGCTCCAGATGGAGAATTTAGTTATTACTTTGTCTATAAAGATACTAAAAAGACAGACATTGAATACGTATTAATTATTTCAATTGATGGACAATCATCTAGCAACGTTGAGGGATTGCTTGCTGATATAAGACTTATGATAGAATCCCATAAAGATATTGGGGGTACAATGACATATAAGTATGTTATTGCCTCATTGCAAATTAATGATAGTCTGGAAGCTAAATGCTTCGAGTATTTTAATTCTGCATTAGCGAAAGCAAAAGTCGAAAATGATGGTTTATTCAGTTTTGAAATCTGGAATGACGGAAAATTGTCACTCATTGAAGAAGAATTGGGTCTTAAGGTGAAACTATAATTCAATAGGTATCATAGCTTAGATATTGAAATTTAAAGGGGATTCAAATGTCAACACTATTTAATAATATTGAAAACAATAGACAGATGATTGAAGGCGCATATAAGAAATTCAAATCCTTTTATTATTATAATAAAAATGCATTATACATTAGAGAAAAAATCGCTGATTTTGAGAATAATCGTCCTCAAGTGAATAAGACATTTGATATTCTTTCAAAATTATTAAAGTCTCCAAACGCTAACAAATATGAAAACTACTTAACTGAATTGATTAATAATATTGATTTTCTAGTATATCCAAAAAGCTTTACTACAAATGAAGTTAAAGCTGATATTATAACAAATATTCTTGATAAGGATAAAGACCTAGAAAAAGTTAATTTCTTTATTGATATGCCAATCGAATTACATATACTTGATACATTATGGACTATTTACTGCGGAAGAATAGCAAAAGATTCACTTGGTGTTTTTGATAACTTGTATGGAAATATTATTGATGAGTCGATTTCGTATAATGATAACAATGATTTCTTTGAATCGATTAATTTTAATAAACGAAGATTCTTCAAATTTTATTTTAATGAGTACACTAGATGGAGAAATTACGCTTTTGACAAGCTTGCAGAAAACTATGAAGAGAAAATTGATTCAATACTCATTTCATTAGATTTAAGAAATTATTACTATTCCGTTCATTTTAATTTTAGCAAGATAAGTAAGTATTTTAATGATGATGTTAGGTTTAAAGAAATGAAACCTTTAACGAAAATTGTGAAATCAATTTTTCTTAAATACACCTGCCTAATTCAAGACTTTAGAACTGACATAAAAACATCAAAAAATGAATCAATCTTTCCTATTGGTCTATTCTCTTCAATGCTACTATCAAACATATATTTAAAAGATTTTGATAAGAAATTCGATAATTTGAACTTGGATTATTATGGCAGATATGTTGATGATGTATTATTAGTTTATAAGACCAATAAGCTAGATAATTTTAATTTAAAGAAAATACTTAGAGAATTATTTGTTGATAATGACATATTACATTTGAATAATAATGATTCTACGTATTCATTAACAATAGATGAAAATTTGAAAATTCAAGAAAGCAAGATAAAAGTATTATATATCGATTCAGCCGAATCAAGAACTATTTTAGATATTTATGAGCAGAAAATAAGAATTAACCCTAGTATGGTTAATATGTTACCCGGCGAGCTAAACATTAAGGATTTCGATGAATCTGCATATATGGTTGATAATTGGTCTGCAGAAAACAAAATTAGAGATATAGGGCAGATGTCCATAAATAGCTTTAGGGTTAACAGATATTTATCCGATATTGTACGTACTCAGAAAAATATTAATGAAGAAGGTAATGATGAAGTAACAAAACAGTATATAAAGATAAGGAACTTCTTCAAGGGAAATCAAGCTATTGAATATTATAATAGTTGGATTAATATTTTTTATTTTTTGGTTCTTAATAATGATAAAAAGCAAATTGTACAATTATATAGGGATTTAAGAAATTCAATTAATCTTCTCAAAAAACCTTTAAATGGTTTTGTGGGTATCAATAACAAACGAAAAATAACCTTGATGAAGAAATTAAAGGATTCATTAAAGCAGCATCTTAAAATATCTATGTGCTCAGCTTTTGCATTGGATATAAGTTTAATTAATGAAAATAAAATTGAATGGCGAAAATTAAGTAGAAAGCTTCTCGATTCCAATATGTTTAATCACTATCTAGCAAAGTATCCGTTGATGAATCTTTGTAATCTAGATGGAGAAATATCTCTAATAAATCCAAAGATGAAAATGTGCAGCCCACAAAACTTTTCATCTTTTAAGCTTAAATGGATGCCTCGCTTTGTAAAACTAGAAGAACTCTTTAATTATAATTTTTTAAATAATTATATGGCGGATAGGAGCTTTTTTTCAGAGGAACAAATTGATGAAATAATTAGAGAGTTTTATGAAATAAATGAGAATTATGGAGAGCCATTTACATTAAACATACATAATGAAGATGGGAATAGGTACCAAAAGCATATAATTAAACTTGACTTAAAAAATAAGGATAGATTAAAAATAAAGATAGCAGTTGCTAATATAAAAATTACGGAACTAGATTGTGCAGTAACACTTTTAGATAGTTCTATAGGATTAATTCGTGAAAAAAAAGAGTTATTATTTAATATATTGAAACAAGCAGTAGAAAATGAAGTAGATTTCTTACTCCTGCCAGAGTTCTATTTACCTGCGCTTTGGTTAAATGAAGTTATGGAATTTACGAGAAAAACTGAAATCGTTGTAATAACTGGCTTGCAATACCTTACAGATGATACGCAAAGAGCTTTTAATTATGTTGCGACTATTTTGCCATTTAAAGTTTCAAAATATGTAAATGTAATTCCAATAATACGTGAGAAAAACCATTATGCTCCAATAGAAAAGTATGAATTGGCTGAACTTGGATTTACATGCAATGGTGATAATAAAATTCCAGTTTATGATTTCTTTGAAATTGATGACATAAAGTTCGGATTATTCTTATGTTTTGAGTTTACAGATATTGAAGCTAGAAGCATTTATAAAAACAATGCAGATATACTCTTCATTCCTCAATTTAATAAAGACACTTCATATTTTTCAAATATTGTTGAGTCGTTATCAAGAGACAATCATTGCTTTATAGTTCAGGCCAACACTTCAATATTTGGTGATTCAAGGATTACTGCACCGTATAATAGTGATTATAAAAATATTGTACAATTAAAGGGCGGAGACAATGATGGGATTATTGTTGGTACAATTGACATTGTAAAGTTAAAGGAATACCAAGACAAATATTATTCAGATGAAGACACTGAAATAAAACAAAAATTGCTTGATTCAGTAAAAATTAAAGATAAAAGAAAGTACTTAAAAGAAAAAATTGAAAAGAGAGAATATGATGCAGAGAAGAGAAAAATAAAAAAATTACCAGCAAAGTATTCAACATAAGAAAATCAATTGAATTTCAAAAGAAATTCTAGTATTATAATCATAGTGTCTCGTCCAAGGACTTGCACACAAACAACAAAGAGATTTGTTCTGTACAGAAGACAAGGGTAACATGCTGGCCGTGTAAACCCCACCCGGAGCAAGACCAAGCAGGGAGGTAATTACCCGCAAGGGTACAATGCCTGAAGAGCGGCTGCCCGTCGCTGCCCGGTAGGTAGGTCGCTGGAGCGTGCTGGATAAGGTACAATAAGTTGCGCAAATTGAATAAAGGGTAAAAAAATAGACATGCCCAAAGCCGTTTGGTAAAATTAATTCACCACAAACCAATTGCCAAAGGAGGCTGAGGGACATGTCTGAAAAAATTATACAACTAAACGAGGGAATAATCAAAGACGAATTAAAGGAACTCGTCAGATCCAGCGTAGAAGAAACTCTAAATGGGCTTTTAGAGAAAGAAGCTGAAGAACTGATCAATGCCAGTAAATATGAGCGTACTGCTGAGCGTGAGGGTTACCGTGCCGGACATTATGACCGTAATCTGGCAACCACCTCAGGAGAAGTAACCCTGAAGATGCCAAAGCTAAAAGGAGTTGCCTTTGAAACTGCAATTATCGAAAGGTATCGCCGCCGAGAAAGTTCAGTGGAAGAAGCACTGATCGAGATGTACCTGGCCGGGGTATCCGTTCGAAGAGTTGAAGATATAACGGAAGCGCTATGGGGTACCAAAGTATCTCCTTCGACCATCAGCGAACTCAACAAAAAAGCATATGTACATATAGAAAACTGGAGAAACCGGCGCTTACTCATAGCTCATATGCTTACGTGTATGTTGACGGGATCTATCTCAAACGGAACTGGGGTGGCGAATACGAGAATGTGGCCATCCTGATTGCAATTGAGTCAATGAGGACGGATATCGTGAAGTAATTGGTGCAATGGAAGGTATGAAGGAAGACAAGGCTAGCTGGACAGAGTTTTCAAATGGCTGAAAAGCCGAGGACTTACCGGGGTTAAACTGGTGATTGGTGACAAATGCCTAGGAATGTTGGAGTCGATCGGTGAAGTCTATCCGGATGCAAAATACCAGCGCGTTGTTCATTTCTACCGCAACATGTTTTCCGTTGTTCCTCGCTCGAAGATGAAGTCAGTAGCCAAAATGCTTAAGGCGATTCATAGCCAGGAAAACAAGAAAGCCGCTAGAGAAAAGGCTAAGGCTGTTATCGAAGAACTGAGGCAAATGAAGCTTAAAGAAGCTGCGGATAAGCTGGAAAAGGAATTGAAGAAACACTTACCTACATGGCATTCCCTTACGAACACTGGCTGAAGATCCGCACCACAAATCTGGTAGAGCGGATCAACCGAGAGATCAGGCGCCGAACCAGAGTGGTTGGCACCTTTCCCGACGGGAACTCTGCCCTGATGCTAGTCTGTGCCCGCTTACGCCATGTTACAGGAACCCAATGGGGCATTAAGCGGTATATGAATATGAAACATCTTGAAAACTGCAGCACAGAAGAATCCGAATCAGAAAACATGGCTGGCTAATAGCTGGCAACTAGGCGGCAAAATCAATTTTGCGCAAAAAACTTGACGGTACCGCACGTCGAGATAGATGATTGTCTAATACAGAACTCGGCTTATAGACTTGCTCATGCCAAATGGCCCGGAGAAATCCGGGCTTTTGTTATTTGTTAACAACTTGCACACCTATTTTTGTATATTTTTTCTATGCTGAAACCTGTATTCCACAGGCGTAATTCCTTCTTGATCCTTAAAAAGCTTTGTGAGTGCTTTTGACGAGGGGAGTCCCACTTGATCTGCGATCAATTCAATGGACTTATCGGTACTGACCAGATATTGCTTGGAATAATGCATCCGGATAATATTAACCGTTCTGGCAAAGGGTGTCCCAAACATGTCTTGGAAAAGACGATTAATATGGCGAGGTGTTACATTGAGAAGGGAAGCTATTTCTTCAAGTGTGATCTCATCGGAGTAATTTGCGTGGATATATTTTGTTGCTGTTAATGCAACATTCATGTATCCTGAGAGGTTTTGAATTCTGGAAGGTTCCGGCGCTAATAATCGCAAGGCCTTTACAAAAAATTGATAATAAAGCGTTCCCGTAACAGAGTTCCACCCCATCTGCCTGTTTGTCTGTTCTTCATATAACGAAGTAATCAACGAGTCTGCAAAAAGCTTTTTGGGAGAAAGAACGTATTTCTCTTTATCAATTCGTTTTAGAACTCCCTCCAGTTCGCAATATTCCATACTGGTATCAGAAGTAGCATAGGTAGTTTTTAACCCGCCTTGAGTTCTTGGTTCGACATCAAAAATAAGCACAAAGTATTCTCCCTGATTGGAGGGGTTGTAAATCATATGATGATCAAGGTTTTTGCCCAGGAACAAAAGATCTCCCTTGTAAAGGTGCAGGGACTCTCCTGCACACCAGCACTGCATTGAGCCATCTGTAACATAATAGATCTCATATAGATCATGACGGTGGAGAAATTCAGGAATTGTTTGATTCATCTGTTCTGCATAATGTACCGCAAAATTAAAGTCAGGGCAGGATACCATAGTTATATTGTTTTGATACAAATGATTTGGTTGGTATTTTTTATACAAATAAAAAACTCCTTTCCGTGAGTTCACTTCTGCTTTTCTAGTTATTATCCTATCACACTTTGGTGACATTTCAATGAAATAATTAACAAACTGGTCATATTCGGACATTTTCTATTTTATCTGGTCCTTCGTAAAACTGGCATCCCAAATTGTTTGTGCTATTATGATTTTATAAAACTGTTGCGTGCGCGCGTGACCTAGCTTGGCTTTCCAAAATCGCGAACGGAAAGCCGTCCTGGCAATAGCCGGAGAAAGGTTACTGAACAATGGCCAAGATGAAACAGCTATGGTTTGTCGAAAAAGGTAAAGTTGATCTTTTGGAGGTGGAAGTTCCAGAAGTAAAAGCAAATCAGGTAAAAGTCAAGATTGCGTATGCCGCACTGTGTGCCACAGATGTGCATCAGGTGACAATGGGCGTCCTTGGCGCCGTTCCTCCTATGGCACTGGGACACGAGGCCTCGGGAGTGATTGAGGAGATCAGCATAGAAGCGATGAAAGCGGGATACCAGCTGGGCGATCACGTTGCTCTGTTTCCTGTAACAAACTGTGGAAACTGTGAGTGGTGCAAGAAAGGGATGACACAATATTGTATCAATGCACAGACAACAGGCGCCTTTGCTGAATATGCAGTTGTGGATATCAGTGCGATTTTCAAGATTCCGAAGGAAGCAGACCTGAAGAAGTATGCCCTTGTGGAACCGACAAACTGCACCCTTAGAGCAATGGATCTGTCACCGATCAAGCATGGGTCTACCGTGGCGATTGCGGGAATTGGAGGAATCGGTTCTATCATGTTAAATCAGATCCTGCTTTCCGGCGCCGCAAAGATTACAGCCATCGATCCCGTCCCGGAAAAAAGGAAGCTGGCACTTGCAATGGGGGCATCCTATGCCATTGATCCCTTCAAGGAAGATGTTATGCAAAGATCTATGGAGATTACGGATGGCATCGGCTTTGATACCGTATTTGAAATGTCTGGCTCACCAAAAGCAGCGGAGACTCCTTTGAAGATTCTTGCCAGATGCGGGACGGCAGTCTACTTTGCTGTCTTTCCGCCGGAGTATGAAATGCCGCTCAATCTATATGAATTATATATGAAAGAAGGAAGGATACAGACCGTCTTTACAACAACACATATCATGCACCGTTCCATTCATATGATCGAACGGATGCAGACAGATAAAATTATCGGAAAAATCATGCCCCTTAGAGATGCAGTGGAAAGCTTTGAAGTTTTTCACCAATCCATTTATCCCAAAATTCTGCTCGACTGCAGTGAGGTTTAATTTATTAAGTGAGGAGAGGAAAATGGTATGAAACAAAATAATGAGGGAAATATGACGGCGTACAGACGTCTTGGCTATGCTTCCGGTGATTTTGCCAATAACTTCAGCTGGGCACTGGTCTCTGGGTATCTGATGTATTTTTGGACTGATGTTGCAATGATTCCGGCAGCCTTATGCGGTACTTTAATGCTGGTCTCCAAGGGCTGGGATGCGATCAACGATCCGATTATCGGTGCACTATCCGACAGAACGAAATCCAAGTGGGGCCGGTACAGGCCGTGGATTCTCTACGCCTGTATCCCCATGCTGATCTTTAATATTCTGAGCTTTCGGGTGTTTCCATCAGATTCTGTCAATACCCGTGCAGCTTATGCCATCATTATTTATATGATTCTGGTATTGGCATACACCTGCGTAAATATTCCCTATTCTGCAATGCCGGCAACGTTGACCCGCAGTGATGAAGAACGTTCCAGACTTGCTAGCTGGAGGATGACGGGAGCCTTCATTGCAACACTGATTCTCTCTCAGGGAGTGTTGAGGGTCGTGAAACTGGCTGGAAACGGTGATGATGCAAAAGGATTTTTTGTAGCGGCAATCATTTTCTCGCTGATTGCGCTGCCGATGTATCTCTTTTGTTTTGCCGCCACAAAAGAGGTTGTGGATGTGCCAATTCCTGCGAAAGTTAGTGCAAAGGAATATTTAGCCGTTCTTAAAGGAAACCGCCCTGTTTTCGTACTGATCATCACATTTATTTGCTGGGGTTTTTATGAAGCGGCAATTGGGGCTACAAGGCTTTACTATTTCAAATATTATGTAGGGAATGCGGATCTGTTCATGCTGAATGCCAGTCTGATGTTCCTAGGAAGGGCAATCGGAACTTTTTCGCTGTCCTACCTGGTTCTTCGTGTATCAAACAAGCGGACGCTGCCACTGGTTGCTTTTCTCGTCAGCGGAGTTCTGATGATCATCATGAATTTCCTGCCGGTTCACAGTGAAAGCGGTCTTGCCGCCTACCACGTTATGACCTTTCTGACGGGAATCGGTGGAGGGCTAGGTCTTGCTTCGCTGTTCGGGATGGTGCCCGATTGTTCGGAAGTGACGCAATACAAGTATCATACCCATGCCATTGGGTTTGTCTCTGCTTTCATTAACTTTGCATTTAAGCTGGGAATGGCTATTTGTACTGCTGTGATCGGCTGGGTTCTTGCGGCCTATGGTTATATTGCAAACGATGTTCAGAACGATGGTGTTTTAACAGCGATAAACTACAGCATGAACCTGGTTGTAGGAGTGATCCTAATTATTGGTGCAGTCGCGTTATATTTTTATAATATCGATAAGAAAACCTATTCTGATATGCTTCAGGAGGTTGAGCATCGTATTGCGGAGAAACACACTTTATAAAAAGGAGGAACAACATGAACGCAGAAAGGTTAACCAAAGAAATGCTCAGCGTTGAGCAGCTGGAGGAAAAGTGCCTGAAAATCCGTAAGGACTTGATTCATTTTATCTATCGTATCGGAATGGGACACCTGGGAGGGGAGCTTTCCATGGTCGAACTGGCAGTAGGACTGTATTATAAATATATGAATTATGATCCTAAGAATCCAAAGTGGGAGGAACGGGATCGATTTATTCTCAGCAAGGGACATTGCAGCGAGACGCTGTATACCATATTTGCAGATCTTGGCATGTACACTCAGGACTATATGGTTGAGCATTTTGAAACGCTGGAGACCGCAAAATTTGGAATGCACTGCAACAGGAAATATGTACCTGCAATCGAAGTCTCGGCGGGTTCGTTAGGGCACGGTCTGCCCATTGCAGTGGGAATGGCTCTGGGGGCCAGGCGGCTCGGTCAAAACTGGAGGACTATCGTAATGGTCGGAGACGGTGAGTTGAATGAGGGAACCAATTGGGAAGCGCTTATGGCTGCCGGTCAGTTTCGGCTGGGAAATCTGGTGGGCATCGTGGATCGCAACCACCTGCAGATGACAACTTCTACAAAAGAAGGAATGGACATCGATCCGCTGGATAAAAAACTGGAGGCATTCGGATGGGATGTGATCGAAATCGACGGAAATGACA
This genomic window from Clostridiales bacterium contains:
- a CDS encoding recombinase family protein; this translates as MRIGYVRVSTIEQNTARQEVMMQELGVDEVYIDKLSGKNIDRPELKKMMEYVRKGDTVIVESISRFARNTRDLLELIERLKEKGVEFVSKKESIDTTTPTGKFMLTVFAAVSELERDYLLQRQAEGIAIAKEQGKYKGRKKIENDKFEKVYTDWKAGSITAVRAMELLGMKRNTFYRRVNEHEMKEGK
- a CDS encoding transketolase, giving the protein MNAERLTKEMLSVEQLEEKCLKIRKDLIHFIYRIGMGHLGGELSMVELAVGLYYKYMNYDPKNPKWEERDRFILSKGHCSETLYTIFADLGMYTQDYMVEHFETLETAKFGMHCNRKYVPAIEVSAGSLGHGLPIAVGMALGARRLGQNWRTIVMVGDGELNEGTNWEALMAAGQFRLGNLVGIVDRNHLQMTTSTKEGMDIDPLDKKLEAFGWDVIEIDGNDMVQVCKAYESLPPRDCHAKRRPVFIIANTVKGKCVDFMENNVNWHGGGIAMAQRDQAIACLESKGRRI
- a CDS encoding zinc-binding dehydrogenase, coding for MAKMKQLWFVEKGKVDLLEVEVPEVKANQVKVKIAYAALCATDVHQVTMGVLGAVPPMALGHEASGVIEEISIEAMKAGYQLGDHVALFPVTNCGNCEWCKKGMTQYCINAQTTGAFAEYAVVDISAIFKIPKEADLKKYALVEPTNCTLRAMDLSPIKHGSTVAIAGIGGIGSIMLNQILLSGAAKITAIDPVPEKRKLALAMGASYAIDPFKEDVMQRSMEITDGIGFDTVFEMSGSPKAAETPLKILARCGTAVYFAVFPPEYEMPLNLYELYMKEGRIQTVFTTTHIMHRSIHMIERMQTDKIIGKIMPLRDAVESFEVFHQSIYPKILLDCSEV
- a CDS encoding AraC family transcriptional regulator; amino-acid sequence: MSEYDQFVNYFIEMSPKCDRIITRKAEVNSRKGVFYLYKKYQPNHLYQNNITMVSCPDFNFAVHYAEQMNQTIPEFLHRHDLYEIYYVTDGSMQCWCAGESLHLYKGDLLFLGKNLDHHMIYNPSNQGEYFVLIFDVEPRTQGGLKTTYATSDTSMEYCELEGVLKRIDKEKYVLSPKKLFADSLITSLYEEQTNRQMGWNSVTGTLYYQFFVKALRLLAPEPSRIQNLSGYMNVALTATKYIHANYSDEITLEEIASLLNVTPRHINRLFQDMFGTPFARTVNIIRMHYSKQYLVSTDKSIELIADQVGLPSSKALTKLFKDQEGITPVEYRFQHRKNIQK
- a CDS encoding DUF4062 domain-containing protein — encoded protein: MKKKLQVFISSTYTDMIEERQAAVEEILAKGHIPAGMELFTAGDESQLNVIKKWIDESDVYLLILGGRYGSIEPSTNKSYIQLEYEYAIKTKKPYFSIVIKDYALDEKVKKIDKSVLELDNPQKYKEFASKVKSKVCCFFEDTKDIKIAISNKLSEYEHQENITGWISGREVKSNEKYADEILKLILENKKDKEKIINLENKLAESNKKATNEKTVKTVREKFDKRVERVLGLIRAEQQDPSYDDTISWSEHDESFEMYAPDGEFSYYFVYKDTKKTDIEYVLIISIDGQSSSNVEGLLADIRLMIESHKDIGGTMTYKYVIASLQINDSLEAKCFEYFNSALAKAKVENDGLFSFEIWNDGKLSLIEEELGLKVKL